A window from Podospora bellae-mahoneyi strain CBS 112042 chromosome 1 map unlocalized CBS112042p_1, whole genome shotgun sequence encodes these proteins:
- the BET2 gene encoding Rab geranylgeranyltransferase (BUSCO:EOG09263G3M; COG:O; EggNog:ENOG503NTZW): MTDAFQQLPEELELATSAHVKYIQSLNTRQDEYDYWLTEHLRLNGVYWGLTALHLLGVPEGLPRSETIDFVLSCQHEDGGFGAAPGHDAHMLSTVSAVQILAMVDAFDELETRGKGKALVGKYIANLQNRQTGTFAGDEWGEEDTRFLYGAFNALSLLGLMDLIDVDKAVDYVAACANFDGGYGVSPGAESHSGQIFTCVASLTIAKRQDLIDKERLGKWLSERQLANGGLNGRPEKKEDVCYSWWVLSSLEMIGKTHWIDRDRLINFILQCQDTEKGGISDRPGDMVDVWHTLFGITGLSLLDYPGLELVDEVYCLPKSTITRIFGP; the protein is encoded by the exons ATGACGGATGCTTTTCAACAACTCCCAGAAGAGCTGGAGCTCGCCACTTCTGCTCATGTCAAATATATACAAAGCCTCAATACGAGACAAGACGAGTATGACTACTGGCTAACAGAACACCTGCGACTCAACGGTGTGTATTGGGGTTTGACAGCCTTACACCTTCTCGGCGTACCCGAAGGCCTTCCACGCTCTGAGACCATCGACTTTGTACTATCATGCCAACACGAAGACGGAGGCTTCGGTGCCGCCCCCGGTCACGATGCACACATGCTCTCTACCGTTAGCGCTGTGCAGATCCTCGCCATGGTAGATGCCTTTGACGAGCTGGAGACTcgagggaaggggaaggcgcTTGTAGGGAAAT ACATTGCCAACCTTCAGAACCGGCAGACTGGAACGTTTGCTGGTGACGAGTGGGGTGAAGAGGATACTCGGTTTCTGTACGGTGCTTTCAACGCCTTGTCGCTTCTTGGCCTCATGGACTTGATTGATGTCGACAAAGCTGTTGACTATGTGGCGGCATGTGCCAACTTTGACGGAGGTTACGGTGTCAGTCCCGGTGCTGAGTCCCACTCAGGGCAAATATTCACCTGTGTGGCCAGCTTAACGATCGCCAAGAGACAGGATCTTATCGATAAGGAGCGGTTAGGAAAGTGGCTGAGTGAAAGACAGCTCGCCAACGGTGGTCTGAACGGTCGaccagagaagaaggaggatgtcTGCTACAGCTGGTGGGTCCTGAGCAGTCTGGAAATGATTGGCAAGACACACTGGATCGATCGGGACAGGctcatcaacttcatcctTCAATGTCAAGACACTGAGAAGGGCGGTATCTCGGACCGACCAGGTGATATGGTGGATGTCTGGCATACGCTGTTTGGCATCACCGGGCTAAGCCTGTTGGACTATCCCGGCCTGGAGCTTGTCGACGAGGTGTACTGCTTGCCCAAATCGACCATCACAAGAATCTTCGGTCCATGA
- a CDS encoding uncharacterized protein (EggNog:ENOG503NXWZ; COG:T): MGRSKPVPQPLTLPPSDDSRGETVPNSARLTTASPRSPRSPFRFGQKKSENAGEPLQLADVLHQPEKQSPIHNHQHEHQLQQQQQQQQQQQQQHQPRPQYQPSVQAQSQPHVNSPGQAPLPTEQLAEKRPLDHTPTSSPPLHSPGGRTADQQNRLPNQPPPHLGHRNPRHDDDKASKSSFFFNFGKAARPSDRPSTHQHSDSRAETMSRDSEHSTPSNQSTKHSEPPQQDSSAQRSIPQLPSRSQVSLASSADHDSQNNSANASGSKKHKPKPFNLLSRNRSFKDKENKETKSSPSPREQTLAPPKAGDSERLAPLKTAPLQAHDRSFRDMMSSAVRNHSAERPQAREIGGGKGRDQDGGHRGLPSSLREAGGSAFFSNLKNSKAAGIISTRFFGKDSKNEPPVPREPLIDDESYVLKVINLPLVEQTRLTRISKRLEDSRDKTEFWMPAFPWRAIDYLNYKGSDVEGLYRVPGSGPQIKKWQRKFDEELDVDLFEQPDLYDINIIGSMLKAWLRELPDELFPKSAQDRIARECAGAETVPQLLIDELSNLSPFNYYLLFAITCHLSLLLAHSDKNKMDFRNLCICFQPCMKIDAFCFKFLVCDWRECWKGCKNEAKYIEEEYALFDQPPPMRAIGEARRNGAPLNEEHKPEPHRPEPRNISSSNSSKSSIRGAADNQQPQQKQSRPKKKALPESESIDTGSTISTTLTINSDVETPRRSGDLRPLSPIKPLSPLNF, encoded by the exons ATGGGCCGGAGCAAGCCTGTACCGCAGCCGCTTACGCTGCCGCCCAGCGACGACTCTCGTGGTGAAACTGTCCCCAATTCCGCTCGACTGACGACGGCTTCGCCCCGATCCCCGCGCTCCCCTTTCCGCTTCGGCCAAAAAAAGTCTGAGAACGCCGGAGAGCCTCTGCAGCTTGCCGACGTCTTGCACCAGCCCGAGAAGCAGAGTCCAATTCACAATCACCAACACGAACACCAgcttcagcagcaacaacaacag cagcagcagcagcagcagcagcaccagccgCGGCCCCAATACCAGCCCTCAGTCCAAGCCCAGAGCCAACCACACGTCAATTCACCAGGCCAAGCCCCGCTCCCTACTGAGCAACTAGCTGAGAAACGCCCCCTTGACCACactcccacctcctcgccgcccttgCACTCACCAGGAGGCCGGACTGCCGACCAACAAAATCGACTGCCCAACCAGCCCCCGCCGCACCTTGGCCACAGAAACCCGCGgcacgacgacgacaaggcTTCAAAGTCGAgtttcttcttcaactttgGAAAGGCGGCCAGGCCGTCGGACCGTCCCTCCACACACCAACACTCAGACTCCCGCGCTGAAACTATGTCAAGAGATTCTGAACATTCCACGCCTTCGAATCAGAGCACTAAGCATTCGG AACCACCCCAGCAGGATTCCTCAGCGCAAAGATCCATTCCCCAGCTGCCGTCCAGATCTCAAGTGTCACTAGCCTCGTCTGCCGATCACGATAGCCAAAACAATTCCGCCAACGCCTCCGGCTCGAAAAAGCACAAACCAAAGCCCTTCAACCTACTGAGCCGAAATAGATCgttcaaggacaaggaaaACAAGGAGACCAAGAGCAGTCCGAGCCCCAGGGAACAGACTCTGGCACCACCAAAAGCCGGTGATTCGGAGAGGCTTGCCCCTCTGAAAACTGCCCCGCTCCAGGCACACGACCGATCGTTCCGCGACATGATGTCCTCGGCGGTCCGCAACCATTCGGCGGAAAGGCCGCAGGCGAGAGAGATTGGcggaggaaagggaagggaCCAAGATGGGGGACATCGAGGCTTGCCTTCCTCTCTAAGAGAGGCGGGCGGATCCGCATTTTTCAGTAATCTCAAGAACAGCAAAGCTGCCGGCATTATCAGCACCCGTTTTTTCGGCAAGGATAGCAAGAACGAGCCCCCAGTACCAAGAGAGCCATTGATAGATGACGAGAGTTATGTGCTCAAAGTCATCAACCTGCCTCTCGTGGAGCAGACACGGTTGACCAGGATATCAAAGCGGCTGGAGGATTCGCGAGACAAGACGGAGTTCTGGATGCCCGCCTTCCCATGGAGAGCGATTGACTACCTTAACTATAAAGGAAGTGACGTAGAAGGATTGTACCGGGTACCAGGCAGTGGACCGCAAATCAAGAAGTGGCAAAGGAAGTTCGACGAAG AACTCGATGTTGATCTGTTTGAGCAGCCAGATCTTTACGACATCAATATTATTGGGTCGATGCTGAAGGCTTGGTTACGAGAGTTACCTGACGAGCTGTTTCCCAAATCAGCCCAAGACAGGATCGCCAGAGAATGCGCAGGCGCAGAGACGGTCCCTCAGCTGCTCATCGACGAACTCTCGAACCTTTCGCCTTTCAACTACTACCTCTTGTTTGCCATCACGTGCCATCTCAGTCTGTTGCTTGCCCACTCcgacaagaacaagatggaTTTCCGCAATCTCTGCATTTGCTTCCAGCCCTGCATGAAGATTGATGCCTTTTGCTTCAAGTTCTTGGTGTGCGACTGGCGCGAGTGCTGGAAGGGCTGCAAGAACGAGGCCAAGTACATCGAGGAGGAGTATGCGCTCTTTGATCAGCCACCACCTATGCGGGCTATCGgcgaggcgaggaggaacgGAGCTCCCCTGAATGAGGAACACAAGCCAGAACCCCACAGGCCAGAGCCCCGGAATATTTCGTCATcgaacagcagcaagagcTCCATCAGAGGCGCGGCCGACAACCAACAGCCGCAGCAAAAGCAATCACgaccaaagaagaaggcgctACCGGAGAGTGAGAGCATTGATACAGGCTCCACAATCTCGACAACACTTACCATCAACAGTGACGTAGAGACACCAAGGCGATCAGGAGATTTGCGTCCTCTCTCGCCTATCAAGCCGCTCTCTCCTCTGAACTTTTAG
- the RRS1 gene encoding Rhodanese-related sulfurtransferase (COG:J; EggNog:ENOG503NZ9M), translated as MSSDTKPPKLPVTVSKPTPYTFDLGLLLANDPNPLSLPASTGPSLESSLYDIARDGTQSLINQLLTTLPISSTPAGVLLSLPGPVTPLPREKPVPTPKPETKWAAFAKRRGIKPKTREQRRNLQLNPETGEHERKWGYKGANKAGQDEAIIEIKHNSKKELERKEGTSIRGDKRREIRENIKRNERRMRRNERHAGQRK; from the coding sequence atgtcctCCGataccaaaccccccaaactccccgtCACAGTCTCCAAGCCCACCCCTTACACCTTcgacctcggcctcctcctagccaacgaccccaaccccctctccctccccgccagcaCCGGCCCCTCCCTCGAGTCCTCCCTCTACGACATCGCCAGAGACGGCACCCAATCCCTAATCAACCaactcctcaccaccctccccatatcctccacccccgccggcgtcctcctctccctccccggccccgtcacccccctcccccgcgaGAAGCCCGtccccacccccaagccAGAGACTAAATGGGCCGCCTTTGCCAAACGCCGCGGCATCAAGCCCAAGACTCGCGAGCAGCGCCGCAACCTGCAGCTCAACCCCGAGACTGGCGAGCACGAGCGCAAGTGGGGTTACAAGGGCGCCAATAAGGCCGGTCAGGACGAGGCGATCATCGAGATTAAGCACAACTccaagaaggagctggagaggaaggaggggacgAGTATCAGGGGTGacaagaggagggagattaGGGAGAATATCAAGAGGAatgagaggaggatgaggaggaatgaGAGGCACGCTGGGCAGAGGAAGTAA
- a CDS encoding uncharacterized protein (EggNog:ENOG503NUP5; COG:J; BUSCO:EOG092625U6): MSASNCLRCLGRPSVAGASRGVVVPVFAPRTAAPFSTTAVQNALPAKPKSAEHQDRSVRVYRAGRKMTIKKKNTQDRGKPPLPGERKAFRKKIVLSNDNAFPVPWVTEMEASSLSNENKVGSIVSLPPALQDQLRATEAFQPTQTWGLFRKPSTLIRKETVELTGKMEKAVENKQTARIVLTGEKISGKSTMLLQAQSHAYLNNWIVIHFPDAQELTNGSTEYAPIPNTENPTLYMQQNYCLKLLQSIKKANEKILAKLLSVSNHNELPQNITVNQPLLSLINAAKEAEGAWSVFQALWSELNAQGVNRPPILLSMDNLPHIMKMSEYRSASFDQIHSHDLSLVRLFTEALAGNTRFPSGGAVIAATNRNNGPRIPSMELALKQRLAEQIKVVEGEEAPEPPVRDPYFKGYDDRVEKVLKTVEVMEVNKIGKREARSLMEYWAASGLLRTTVDEQVVSEKWTLGGCGVLGEMERAALLTMKI, encoded by the exons ATGTCGGCAAGCAACTGCCTGAGATGCCTTGGCCGGCCATCAGTGGCAGGAGCTTCGAGAGGTGTTGTTGTGCCCGTCTTTGCGCCCAGAACGGCGGCTCCCTTCTCGACGACTGCTGTCCAGAATGCTCTGCCGGCGAAGCCAAAGAGCGCCGAGCACCAGGACCGGTCGGTGAGGGTGTACCGTGCGGGCAGGAAGATGacgatcaagaagaagaacaccCAGGACAGGGGCAAGCCCCCTCTCCCAGGCGAGCGCAAGGCCTTCCGCAAGAAGATTGTCCTCAGCAACGACAACGCCTTTCCCGTACCGTGGGTGACAGAGATGGAGGCAAGCAGCTTGTCGAACGAGAACAAGGTCGGCAGCATTGTGTCACTTCCCCCTGCGCTGCAGGATCAACTGCGCGCCACTGAGGCTTTCCAGCCTACACAGACTTGGGGCTTGTTCAGAAAGCCCTCGACATTAATCCGGAAGGAGACGGTCGAGTTGACGggcaagatggagaaggcggtTGAGAACAAGCAGACGGCTCGTATTGTCCTCACCGGTGAGAAGATCTCGGGCAAGAGCACCATGCTCCTCCAGGCTCAGTCACACGCCTACCTCAACAACTGGATTGTGATTCACTTCCCAGATG CCCAAGAACTCACCAACGGCTCAACCGAATacgcccccatccccaacaccgAAAACCCAACCCTCTACATGCAGCAAAACTACtgcctcaagctcctccaatCCATCAAAAAGGCCAACGAGAAGATCCTCGCCAAGCTGCTCTCCGTCTCCAACCACAACGAgctcccccaaaacatcaccgTCAACCAGCCCCTCCTGTCCCTGATCAACGCCGCCAAAGAAGCCGAGGGCGCCTGGTCCGTCTTCCAGGCCCTCTGGTCCGAACTCAACGCCCAGGGCGTCAACCggccccccatcctcctcagcatGGACAACCTCCCCCACATCATGAAGATGTCCGAGTACCGCTCTGCCTCGTTTGACCAGATTCACTCTCACGACTTGTCTCTGGTCAGGCTCTTCACCGAGGCCCTGGCGGGCAACACCCGCTTCCCGTCCGGTGGTGCCGTCATCGCCGCGACAAACAGAAACAACGGACCGCGGATTCCGAGCATGGAGTTGGCGCTGAAGCAGAGGTTGGCGGAGCAGatcaaggttgttgagggtgaggaggcgCCCGAGCCGCCAGTGAGGGATCCTTATTTTAAGGGGTATGATGATAGAGTGGAGAAGGTGCTcaagacggtggaggtgatggaggtgaacaagattgggaagagggaggcgaggagtTTGATGGAGTATTGGGCTGCTagtgggttgttgaggacgaCAGTGGATGAGCAGGTTGTGAGTGAGAAGTGGACGTTGGGTGGGTGCGGTGTTTTGGgcgagatggagagggcggcgttgttgacgatgaagatTTAG
- the MCM7 gene encoding DNA replication licensing factor MCM7 (COG:L; EggNog:ENOG503NVJW), producing MALFNMKAPVEYGEQQEAFEHFLTDFKTSPQETITTALGNITINEDDLSDDYDFMDEDDEAGQQRRRQQRRGAKEPVHKYKLMLQELADRKTNEVVIELDDIHTFEEDLGLELKLVESIEKNTKHYVEILSRAIDKLMPQPTQGLTFKDDVLDVLMANRAQRNADLVEAAERTADPAMLNEQYPAQLTRRYTLVFKPRTAMSGEPLKALSVRQVRGDHLGHLITIRGIATRVSDVKPIVQVSAYTCDRCGCEIFQPVSDKQYGPLTLCPSKDCKENQAKGQLYPSSRASKFLPFQEVKIQELAEQVPIGQIPRTLTVLCYGTLVRKVHPGDTVDISGIFLPTPYTGFQAMRAGLLTDTYLEAHDVIQHKKAYEDMQIDPLMERRIAKSFQSGNQYEYLAKSIAPEIFGHLDVKKALLLLLVGGVTKEVGDGMRIRGDINICLMGDPGVAKSQLLKYISKVAPRGVYTSGRGSSGVGLTAAVMRDPVTDEMVLEGGALVLADNGICCIDEFDKMDDNDRTAIHEVMEQQTISISKAGISTSLNARTSILAAANPLYGRYNTRLTAVENINLPAALLSRFDVMFLLLDTPTRETDAQLAKHVAYVHMHNKHPDIDTSDGFVFSPAEVRAYVAKARTYRPVLPPNVADYMVKTYVRLRNQHKRNEKKSQNFGHTTPRTLLGIVRLAQALARLQFSNTVKQEDVDEALRLIEASKESLAMDDGNRTGRRGLNASSKIFNLVKGLADSGACRADEMEDDEDNENEFGVELNLRKVKERVIAKGFTENQWMTALEEYTDLNIWQTTGNGSRLVFIVADDREGSQEL from the exons ATGGCTCTCTTTAACATGAAAGCGCCCGTCGAGTACGGTGAACAGCAAG AGGCCTTTGAGCATTTCCTTACCGATTTCAAGACGTCGCCGCAGgagaccatcaccactgcGCTGGGAAACATCACAATTAATGAGGACGACCTGAGCGATGATTATGATTTtatggatgaggatgacgaggcgGGACAGCAACGGCGCCGCCAGCAAAGGAGAGGAGCCAAGGAGCCTGTACACAAATACAAGCTGATGCTCCAAGAACTGGCCGACAGAAAGACAAACGAGGTGGTAATCGAGCTGGATGACATCCATACA TTTGAAGAGGACTTGGGCCTGGAGCTCAAGCTCGTTGAGTCGATCGAGAAGAACACAAAGCACTATGTCGAGATTCTTTCGAGGGCCATCGACAAGTTGATGCCACAACCAACTCAGGGCCTTACTTTCAAGGACGATGTGCTCGACGTATTAATGGCCAACCGGGCCCAGCGCAACGCGGATCTGGTTGAGGCCGCTGAGAGAACTGCGGACCCAGCTATGCTGAACGAGCAATACCCTGCGCAACTCACCCGCCGATACACCCTTGTCTTCAAGCCCAGAACCGCCATGTCGGGCGAGCCCCTGAAGGCACTCTCTGTCAGACAAGTCCGTGGCGACCACCTCGgacacctcatcaccatccgcGGCATCGCCACCAGAGTATCAGACGTCAAGCCTATTGTGCAGGTCAGCGCCTATACTTGCGATCGCTGCGGTTGCGAAATTTTCCAGCCCGTGTCCGATAAGCAGTACGGTCCCCTCACACTGTGCCCGTCGAAGGATTGTAAGGAAAATCAGGCCAAGGGTCAGCTGTACCCATCATCAAGAGCTTCCAAGTTCCTGCCCTTCCAGGAGGTTAAGATTCAGGAACTTGCCGAGCAGGTGCCCATTGGTCAGATTCCCAGGACACTTACCGTACTTTGCTATGGCACTCTTGTGCGGAAGGTGCACCCTGGTGATACTGTTGATATTTCCGGCATTTTCCTCCCAACACCTTACACCGGTTTCCAGGCCATGCGCGCTGGTCTCCTGACCGACACTTACCTCGAGGCACACGATGTCATTCAGCACAAGAAGGCCTACGAGGATATGCAGATCGATCCCTTGATGGAAAGGAGAATCGCCAAGTCCTTTCAGTCCGGCAACCAGTATGAGTACCTTGCCAAGTCCATCGCCCCTGAAATCTTCGGTCACCTCGACGTCAAGAAGGCactcctgttgctgcttgtgGGTGGCGTTACcaaggaggttggtgacggTATGCGTATCCGTGGTGATATCAATATCTGCCTCATGGGTGACCCAGGTGTGGCCAAATCTCAATTGTTGAAGTACATTTCGAAGGTGGCTCCTCGCGGTGTTTACACCTCTGGTCGTGGTTCATCCGGTGTCGGTCTCACTGCTGCCGTCATGCGCGATCCTGTAACAGATGAGATGGTCCTCGAAGGTGGTGCCCTTGTCCTTGCTGATAATGGTATCTGCTGTATCGATGAGTTCGACAAAATGGACGACAACGACCGTACTGCCATCCACGAAGTCATGGAGCAGCAGACGATTTCCATCTCCAAGGCCGGTATTTCCACCTCTCTCAATGCCCGCACGTCAATTCTGGCCGCCGCCAACCCTCTCTATGGCCGTTACAACACCCGTCTCACCGCCGTTGAAAACATtaacctccccgccgccctcctctcccgttTCGACGTCATGTTCCTGTTGCTCGACACCCCAACAAGAGAAACTGACGCCCAACTCGCCAAGCATGTCGCCTACGTCCACATGCACAACAAACACCCCGACATCGACACCTCGGACGGCTTCGTCTTCAGCCCAGCCGAAGTCCGTGCCTATGTTGCCAAGGCCCGCACCTACCGCCCTGTCCTTCCTCCGAACGTCGCCGACTACATGGTCAAGACCTACGTCCGCCTCCGCAACCAGCACAAGCGCAACGAGAAGAAGTCTCAAAATTTTGGGCATACCACCCCCCGTACTCTTCTCGGCATCGTCCGTCTTGCGCAGGCTCTCGCCCGTCTCCAGTTCAGCAACACGGTTAAGCAAGAAGATGTAGATGAAGCGCTGCGTTTGATCGAAGCCTCGAAGGAGTCCCTCGCTATGGACGATGGGAACCGGACCGGCAGAAGGGGCCTCAacgccagcagcaagatcTTCAATCTTGTCAAGGGTCTTGCGGACAGTGGCGCTTGCCGGGcggatgagatggaggatgatgaggataaTGAGAACGAGTTTGGTGTGGAGCTGAACttgaggaaggtgaaggagagagTGATTGCGAAGGGTTTCACGGAGAACCAGTGGATGACTGCTTTGGAGGAGTACACAGATTTGAAC ATTTGGCAAACAACTGGCAAtgggtcgaggttggtgtttATTGTGGCGGATGATAGGGAAGGTAGCCAGGAGCTGTGA